The window GACGTTCAGCGCCGAGGCGGGTATCGCCCTGGCCGACCGGCCGGTACCGCTGTACCAACTGCTGGTGCTGGCCACCCTGCTCAGCGCCCGGATCTCGGCCGGGGTCGCGGTCGCCGCCGCCCGGGAACTGTTCGCGGCCGGCTACCGCACGCCGGCGGCGATGTGCGCGGCCAGTTGGCAGGACCGGGTCGACGCGCTCGGCCGGGGCCACTACCGGCGGTACGACGAACGGACCGCCACGATGCTCGGCGACGGAGCCGAACTGTGCCACCAGCGGTGGGGCGGTGACCTACGGCGGCTGCACGCCGAGGGTGGTGACGATCCGGCCGTGCTGCGCCGGTTGCTCACCGCGTTCCCCGGCGTCGGCCCGACCGGAGCGGACATATTCCTGCGCGAGGCGCAGGCGGTCTGGCCCGGGCTGCGTCCGTACCTGGACAAGCGGGTGGTCACCGGAGCCCGCAAGCTGGATCTGCCGACCTCGCCGCAGCGGCTGGCCGCCCTGGTGGGTGAGCGCGACCTGCCCCGGTTCGCGGCCGCCCTGGTCCGGGTCTCGCTCGGCGGTGACGCCGGACGGGTCAGCGGGCCGGGCGAGGGCTGACCGGGCCGGATGCCGACTCACCCGGCCGACGCCGGTCGAGCGTGCGCCGGGCTGGCGCGTCCCGGATCGGGGTGAGGATGTCGCCGAGCAGCGCGGCCATCGCCGGGGACGGTTCCAGTTGCAGCTCCCGCAGGGCCAGATCGCGGTACGCGTAGAAGGCGTGCAGTGCCTCGTAGGCGTTGCCTTCGGCGAGATGGATCTGCACGATCAGCCGGTGCGGGGTCTCCCGCAACGGTTCGGCGCCGACCGCTTCCAGCGCGGCCTGCAGCGCCTCGTCGTGCCGACCGGCGTCCAGATGGGAGCGGGCGACGTGCTCGAGCAGGTGCAGCCGCAGCTGCCGCAGCCGCTCCCGTTCCAGTAGCACCCAGTCGTCGTACCAGCCGGGCAGCAGGTCGTGCCGGGCGGCGGTGAGCACCGCGTCGGCCAGCCGCGGATCCCCACCGTCGCGCACCCGCGCGGCGGTCCGGACCAGGTCGTCGACGTCGACCTGGACCCGCTGGTCGAGCCGGACGGTGTCGCCGGCGGTCCGCAGCGGGCAGTTCGGCTCCTGGCGCAGCCGCCACAGTGCGGTACGCAGCGAGGACAGTGCGCGGTCCTCGGCGGCTTCCGGCCAGAGCAGACCGGCCAGGTGGGTACGGGTGGTGCCGGGTCGCAGCCCGATCACCGCGACGATCCGCTGCAGTCCACGGGGGATCGACACGGTCTCCTGCTGGTGGATCAAACGGA is drawn from Micromonospora sp. Llam0 and contains these coding sequences:
- a CDS encoding bacterial transcriptional activator domain-containing protein; this translates as MTSEAGNAGASFRLLLLGGFRLIHQQETVSIPRGLQRIVAVIGLRPGTTRTHLAGLLWPEAAEDRALSSLRTALWRLRQEPNCPLRTAGDTVRLDQRVQVDVDDLVRTAARVRDGGDPRLADAVLTAARHDLLPGWYDDWVLLERERLRQLRLHLLEHVARSHLDAGRHDEALQAALEAVGAEPLRETPHRLIVQIHLAEGNAYEALHAFYAYRDLALRELQLEPSPAMAALLGDILTPIRDAPARRTLDRRRPGESASGPVSPRPAR